From the genome of Eucalyptus grandis isolate ANBG69807.140 chromosome 2, ASM1654582v1, whole genome shotgun sequence, one region includes:
- the LOC104427107 gene encoding uncharacterized protein LOC104427107, which produces MGVLSTTSPSMSASAHYYHTHKVFLLCNYVLLGAASSCIFLTLSLRLLPSLCGFFLILLHVFTIAGAVSGCAAASAGSASGRWYAAHMVATVLTAIFQGSVSVLIFTRTGDFLGNLKSYVREEDGAIILKLAGGLCILMFCLEWVVLTLAFFLKYYAYVEGDHNSSCNPLRRSAKVQEESMSDWPWPFQV; this is translated from the coding sequence atgggTGTGCTTTCGACCACCTCGCCGTCGATGTCGGCGTCGGCCCACTACTACCATACCCACAAGGTGTTCCTCCTGTGCAACTACGTCCTCCTCGGGGCCGCCTCCAGCTGCATCTTCCTCACCCTCTCCCTCCGCCTGCTCCCCTCCCTCTGCGGCttcttcctcatcctcctccatgTCTTCACCATCGCCGGGGCCGTCTCCGGCTGCGCTGCCGCCTCCGCCGGGTCCGCCAGCGGCAGGTGGTACGCCGCCCACATGGTGGCCACCGTCCTCACCGCCATCTTCCAAGGATCCGTGTCCGTGCTCATCTTCACCAGGACCGGCGACTTCCTCGGCAACCTCAAGTCCTACGTGAGGGAGGAGGACGGCGCCATCATCCTGAAGCTGGCCGGCGGGCTGTGCATCCTGATGTTCTGCCTCGAGTGGGTGGTGCTCACGCTCGCCTTCTTCCTCAAGTACTATGCCTACGTCGAAGGCGACCACAACAGCAGCTGCAACCCTCTCAGGAGGAGCGCCAAGGTGCAGGAGGAGAGCATGAGCGACTGGCCCTGGCCCTTCCAGGTCTAA